Proteins found in one Streptomyces sp. CB09001 genomic segment:
- a CDS encoding MarR family winged helix-turn-helix transcriptional regulator → MDAPPRWLDPEQKAAWDSFIRMQETLVGRLSRHIQADSGLSASDYIVLVNLTERGDGRMRFLDLAKLAEWEKSRMSHQVTRMAKRGLVAREECPDDGRGAFIVATPAGYRAIEEAAPQHVDHVRRLFVDALTPSQLKTFGHLSQRILDHMEKQPG, encoded by the coding sequence ATGGACGCACCGCCGCGCTGGCTCGACCCGGAGCAGAAGGCCGCCTGGGACAGCTTCATCCGCATGCAGGAGACGCTCGTCGGACGGCTGTCCCGGCACATCCAGGCGGACTCCGGACTGTCCGCGTCCGACTACATCGTGCTCGTCAACCTCACCGAACGGGGAGACGGGCGGATGCGCTTCCTGGACCTGGCCAAACTCGCGGAATGGGAGAAGAGCCGGATGTCCCACCAGGTCACCCGGATGGCGAAACGCGGCCTGGTGGCCAGGGAGGAGTGTCCCGACGACGGACGCGGCGCATTCATCGTCGCCACCCCGGCCGGCTACCGGGCGATCGAGGAAGCCGCACCCCAGCACGTCGATCACGTCCGCCGCCTCTTCGTCGACGCCCTGACCCCGAGCCAGCTCAAGACATTCGGTCACCTCTCCCAGCGCATTCTGGACCACATGGAGAAGCAGCCCGGCTGA